The Oceanotoga teriensis genome has a window encoding:
- a CDS encoding diguanylate cyclase has product MKYDIISILNQNEFYIDYIVYFEEKLYRMRKLESFHFLNLDIISKFEGNFKSLKEYGLIYPEKINLKSKKPELFYIYREENNLFCQKSEKAIVDSIAYFFYILDDLVHFSNFIPNYINLDDFFIDHNKNFYFFAPILRNISNEKIFLIKEQFEDNLISSLIEFIKYLNFNIKLNSIQKLFRDIEDKKNISCVSQFKNYFQIKNKRKFKKVQFTGRKELLEELYQKVNSNENLLQEILFWGEQRTGKTTILNLIIKKLKFQKNFKVLNVKKYEDIFYFFGSEKNDLLDLINRLKDLSKENKYLIIIDEYQNKRKKIDEIIDIIKKSNLKIPINIIYVTHGEISNKKFDMNYNISGLSLKETYNLLSTMTDNKFLNENSYFSKELYNYSKGYPGIIIKTMTDLYNSNILRYDDYENKWIIKDKFIFDKNIDVNFSLLKVLDKISLEELKYISILGYTFSIMSLKKLEKILSKRFNINIFLNYEIIQLENGVYRFFNMKYRDYFYSKLEKEIKLKIHNDMYLLENDFELSIWHLEQINRKEKIVAEYTKKIKKYYFDWNNLELIKPYFKEIVDNGYYNETAICIYVDYMIYSENFVEAKKYINKLKSNFTKYYKLKFYSEIDPDIAIIELKNEFANKSITDYQKILYLEILLKANINKNNSSINKNIFKKIKKIYQNNSKNNNFTRSYIRSLINLSDYYSYDKINCLKHLNEALNISNILKENKYKGIIILKMTRFQIENPAYYDSLIEDSIGIFRNSNDLSKFPEIYFNKAYISLYKGNIDDFFYNVNESLKFSRIINNRIVEIQCYSLKAFYYFYSEDEDNFYFEIRKIKYYKNLISLKEKDKQTYYIFYLELLNSIYKRDKKVNINNFDYYINEKYSFFKNIWEIYTSEDENKIYKNFVNTCNGDVNIEESIFLLYYKFINIKEDNFVYNIEKVIKNFKENGYKLSLALVYEGLSNFYKVKKDTLRAFKYYRLSVLAYKNMGMSFKINILSRNFVDFIENVNESLKYNINYNEIKDLKFYDDLINISTKIISMDNVQEILDAILNFIKKKFPISDIYIKVDTEIFEAQSTTSYEMLIPNNEKLSITPFEIFFISNYKDYSIKYYLKNENLLLNLKIFENIFDTLIILDDYLSGTLNRIIHQQNSIQDYLTGAYSRRYLYLRLKEEFIKAKREELPLSLIMLDIDDFKKINDTYGHKKGDEILKAIVRDLNMNLRITDIIGRYGGEEFIIILPKTDIVLAYDIAERLRKSINERVSLCYGFEVSASFGISTKKNCENIDDYRVLIERADIASYISKSRGKNTVSIFSKNKDFSEIDDI; this is encoded by the coding sequence ATGAAATATGATATAATTAGTATTTTAAACCAAAATGAATTTTATATCGACTATATAGTTTATTTTGAAGAAAAACTTTATAGAATGAGGAAGTTGGAATCTTTTCACTTTTTAAATCTTGATATAATTTCAAAATTTGAAGGTAATTTTAAAAGTCTAAAAGAATATGGTTTAATATATCCAGAAAAGATAAATTTAAAAAGTAAAAAACCTGAACTTTTCTATATATATAGAGAAGAAAATAATTTATTCTGTCAAAAAAGTGAAAAAGCTATAGTTGATTCTATAGCTTATTTTTTCTATATTTTAGATGATTTAGTACATTTTAGTAATTTTATTCCGAATTATATAAATTTGGACGATTTTTTTATAGACCATAATAAAAATTTTTATTTTTTTGCACCAATTTTAAGAAATATCTCTAATGAAAAGATATTTCTCATTAAAGAACAGTTTGAAGATAATTTAATAAGTTCATTAATAGAATTTATTAAATATTTAAATTTTAATATAAAGTTAAATAGTATTCAAAAACTTTTTAGAGATATAGAAGATAAAAAAAATATAAGTTGTGTATCTCAATTTAAAAATTATTTTCAAATAAAAAATAAAAGAAAATTCAAAAAAGTTCAATTTACTGGAAGAAAAGAGCTCCTTGAAGAACTTTATCAAAAAGTAAATTCTAATGAAAACTTACTTCAAGAAATACTATTTTGGGGTGAACAAAGAACAGGAAAGACGACTATATTGAATTTAATAATTAAAAAATTAAAATTTCAAAAAAATTTTAAAGTTTTAAATGTAAAAAAATATGAAGATATTTTTTATTTTTTTGGTTCTGAAAAAAATGATTTATTAGATCTTATAAATCGATTGAAAGATTTATCTAAAGAAAATAAATATTTAATTATTATAGATGAATATCAAAATAAAAGAAAAAAAATAGATGAAATAATTGATATAATAAAAAAAAGTAATTTAAAAATTCCTATAAATATAATTTATGTAACTCATGGAGAAATTTCAAATAAAAAATTTGATATGAACTATAATATATCAGGATTAAGTTTAAAAGAGACTTATAATTTATTATCGACTATGACTGATAATAAATTCTTAAATGAAAATAGTTATTTTTCAAAAGAACTTTATAATTATTCAAAAGGATATCCAGGAATTATCATAAAAACGATGACTGATTTGTATAATAGTAATATACTTAGATATGATGATTATGAAAACAAATGGATTATAAAAGATAAATTTATTTTTGACAAAAATATAGATGTAAATTTCTCTCTTTTAAAAGTATTGGATAAAATAAGTTTAGAAGAATTAAAGTATATATCTATACTCGGATATACATTTTCTATAATGAGTTTAAAAAAATTAGAAAAAATTTTATCGAAAAGATTTAATATTAATATTTTTTTAAATTATGAAATAATACAATTGGAAAATGGAGTTTATAGGTTTTTTAATATGAAATATAGAGATTACTTTTATTCTAAATTAGAAAAAGAAATAAAATTAAAAATTCATAATGATATGTATTTATTAGAAAATGATTTTGAGCTTTCTATATGGCATCTTGAGCAAATAAACCGAAAAGAAAAAATTGTCGCTGAATATACAAAAAAAATAAAAAAATACTATTTTGATTGGAATAATCTTGAGTTAATAAAACCTTATTTTAAAGAAATTGTTGATAATGGTTATTATAATGAAACAGCTATTTGTATATATGTTGATTATATGATTTACTCAGAGAATTTTGTAGAAGCAAAAAAATATATAAATAAATTAAAAAGCAATTTCACAAAATATTATAAACTAAAATTTTATTCAGAAATAGATCCGGATATAGCAATAATAGAATTAAAAAATGAATTTGCTAATAAATCTATCACAGACTATCAGAAAATTTTATATTTAGAAATTCTTTTGAAAGCTAATATAAATAAAAATAATTCTTCAATAAATAAAAATATTTTTAAAAAAATAAAAAAAATATATCAAAATAATTCTAAAAATAATAATTTCACAAGATCTTATATAAGATCGCTAATAAATTTATCTGATTATTATTCTTATGATAAAATAAATTGTTTAAAGCATTTAAATGAAGCATTAAATATTTCAAATATATTGAAAGAAAATAAATATAAGGGTATAATAATATTAAAAATGACAAGATTTCAAATAGAAAATCCTGCATATTACGATTCTTTAATAGAAGATTCTATTGGGATATTTAGAAATTCTAATGATTTAAGTAAATTTCCAGAAATATATTTTAATAAAGCCTATATAAGTCTTTATAAAGGAAATATAGATGATTTTTTTTATAATGTTAATGAAAGTCTAAAATTTTCAAGAATTATAAATAATAGAATAGTTGAAATACAATGTTATTCTTTAAAAGCTTTTTATTATTTTTATAGCGAAGATGAAGATAATTTTTATTTTGAAATTAGAAAAATAAAATATTATAAAAATTTAATTTCATTAAAAGAAAAAGATAAACAGACTTATTATATTTTTTATTTAGAGTTATTAAATAGTATATATAAAAGAGATAAAAAAGTGAATATAAATAATTTTGATTATTATATAAATGAAAAATATAGTTTCTTTAAAAATATTTGGGAGATATATACTAGTGAAGATGAAAATAAAATATATAAGAATTTCGTAAATACATGTAATGGAGATGTAAATATAGAAGAAAGTATATTTCTTTTATATTATAAATTTATAAATATAAAAGAAGATAATTTCGTATATAATATTGAAAAAGTCATAAAAAATTTTAAAGAAAATGGTTACAAATTAAGTTTAGCATTAGTTTATGAAGGTCTTTCAAATTTTTATAAAGTAAAAAAAGATACTTTAAGAGCTTTTAAATATTATAGATTATCTGTTTTAGCCTATAAAAATATGGGGATGAGTTTTAAAATTAATATTTTGAGTAGAAATTTTGTTGATTTTATTGAAAATGTAAATGAATCATTAAAATATAATATAAATTATAATGAAATAAAGGATCTAAAATTTTATGATGATCTTATAAATATATCAACTAAAATAATATCTATGGATAATGTGCAAGAAATATTAGATGCTATTTTAAATTTTATTAAGAAAAAATTTCCAATATCAGATATTTATATAAAAGTAGATACAGAAATTTTTGAAGCACAATCTACAACTTCTTATGAAATGCTTATTCCAAATAATGAAAAATTATCTATAACACCATTTGAAATATTTTTTATTTCAAATTATAAAGATTATTCAATTAAATATTATTTAAAAAATGAAAATTTACTTTTAAATCTTAAAATATTTGAAAATATATTTGATACTTTAATAATATTAGATGATTATTTATCGGGTACTTTGAACAGGATTATTCATCAACAAAATTCTATTCAAGATTATTTAACAGGGGCTTATAGTAGAAGGTATTTATATTTAAGATTAAAAGAAGAATTTATAAAAGCAAAAAGAGAAGAACTACCTTTATCTTTAATAATGTTAGATATAGATGATTTTAAAAAAATAAATGATACATATGGACATAAAAAAGGTGATGAAATATTAAAAGCTATAGTAAGAGATTTAAATATGAATCTTAGAATAACTGATATAATTGGTAGATACGGTGGAGAAGAGTTTATAATAATCTTACCAAAAACAGATATAGTTTTAGCATATGATATAGCTGAAAGACTTAGGAAATCTATAAATGAAAGAGTTAGTCTATGTTATGGATTTGAAGTATCGGCTTCATTTGGAATTTCAACTAAGAAAAATTGTGAAAATATAGATGATTATAGAGTATTGATAGAAAGAGCAGATATTGCAAGTTATATTTCTAAAAGTAGAGGGAAAAATACAGTAAGTATATTTTCAAAAAATAAAGATTTTTCAGAAATTGACGATATATAA
- a CDS encoding inorganic phosphate transporter: protein MSLAIGANDVANSMATAVGAKAITPKQAVFIAGILEFAGATFFGSQVTETIRKGIVNIELLKDPNIVIIGSMAALIGATLWLVTATIFSWPVSTTHSIVGGMVGYGIAAGGFGAVHWSKVLTITVSWLVAPVLGLIMSFVLFKIISKTTLHGKNLEKKIKIWIPVYLALTFFIISLSFILKALHLSITLKALLYAILLGTAGGIIAFLIIIIKNKREIKNPEMFVEKMFRKAQVVTSCYVALAHGANDVANAIGPVAAIYAASISGTVGSEVEIPRFILAFGGIGIALGVAIWGKRVMKTVGSDITELNNSRGFTIDFATATTVLGASNLGMPVSSTHTVVGSVIGIGLARGVGSINTGIIKEIFMSWVLTVPASAIVGFLMFHLLNFIF from the coding sequence ATGTCTTTAGCTATAGGTGCAAATGATGTAGCCAATTCTATGGCTACTGCAGTGGGAGCGAAAGCTATTACACCCAAACAAGCTGTTTTTATAGCAGGTATTTTAGAATTTGCAGGTGCAACTTTTTTTGGGAGTCAAGTTACAGAGACAATAAGAAAAGGTATTGTTAATATTGAATTGTTAAAAGATCCTAACATTGTAATTATTGGATCTATGGCAGCGTTAATAGGAGCAACTCTATGGCTTGTAACAGCAACTATTTTCTCTTGGCCTGTGTCTACGACTCATTCAATAGTAGGTGGAATGGTTGGTTATGGTATAGCTGCTGGTGGTTTTGGGGCTGTACATTGGTCTAAAGTTCTTACTATAACAGTTAGTTGGTTAGTAGCCCCTGTATTAGGCCTTATTATGTCATTTGTTCTATTTAAAATAATTTCTAAAACAACTCTTCATGGTAAAAACCTCGAAAAAAAGATAAAAATATGGATTCCTGTATACTTAGCTTTGACCTTTTTTATAATATCTCTCTCTTTTATATTGAAAGCTTTACATCTTTCAATAACTTTAAAAGCACTTCTTTATGCGATTTTGCTTGGAACTGCTGGAGGTATTATAGCATTTTTGATAATTATTATTAAAAATAAAAGGGAAATAAAAAATCCTGAAATGTTTGTAGAAAAAATGTTTAGAAAAGCTCAGGTTGTTACTTCATGTTATGTTGCTTTAGCTCATGGTGCAAATGATGTTGCGAATGCTATTGGGCCGGTTGCTGCTATTTATGCTGCTTCAATTTCTGGAACAGTTGGATCAGAAGTTGAAATACCAAGGTTTATACTAGCCTTTGGTGGAATAGGAATTGCATTAGGTGTTGCAATTTGGGGAAAAAGAGTTATGAAAACAGTTGGAAGTGATATAACAGAATTAAATAATTCGAGAGGATTTACAATTGATTTTGCAACTGCAACAACAGTTCTTGGAGCCTCAAATTTAGGTATGCCTGTTTCTTCAACACATACAGTTGTTGGTTCTGTAATAGGTATAGGTCTTGCAAGGGGTGTAGGATCTATAAATACTGGTATAATTAAAGAAATATTTATGTCATGGGTATTAACTGTTCCTGCTTCTGCTATTGTTGGATTTTTAATGTTTCATTTATTAAACTTTATTTTTTAA
- a CDS encoding DUF47 domain-containing protein translates to MSLWGKVFQKFNPITEIINHARIIENASDYLPELFRKYLEHEDITNIVNVIDSLEDEADEIKRNIRQNLKRGYMYRFERVDLLDYIEIQDKIADSFEDIGRLMLLNEVEITPEAKAKIFSIVEEVEKMIDLFKKSVKFLEEVIDSDFSKEKLEAHFKDITEIKWYEKDIDSKIFEFGKWLFSQKNDMNPVDIFFLRQIILILSEIADTCQNVSDRIFILING, encoded by the coding sequence ATGTCTTTATGGGGAAAGGTTTTTCAAAAATTTAATCCAATAACAGAAATAATAAATCATGCAAGAATAATTGAAAATGCTTCTGATTACTTACCAGAATTATTTAGAAAGTATCTTGAACATGAAGATATAACTAATATAGTAAATGTAATAGATTCTCTTGAAGATGAAGCAGATGAAATAAAAAGAAATATACGCCAAAACTTAAAAAGAGGCTATATGTATAGATTTGAAAGGGTAGATCTATTAGATTATATAGAAATTCAAGATAAAATAGCTGATAGTTTTGAAGATATAGGACGTTTAATGCTTTTAAATGAAGTTGAAATTACTCCAGAAGCAAAGGCTAAAATCTTTTCTATAGTTGAAGAAGTTGAAAAGATGATAGATTTATTTAAAAAATCTGTAAAATTTTTAGAAGAAGTTATAGATTCTGATTTTTCAAAAGAAAAATTAGAGGCCCATTTTAAAGATATAACAGAAATAAAATGGTATGAAAAAGATATTGATAGTAAAATATTTGAATTTGGGAAATGGCTTTTTTCACAAAAAAATGATATGAATCCTGTTGATATATTTTTCTTAAGACAAATTATTTTAATTTTATCAGAAATAGCCGATACATGCCAAAATGTTAGTGACAGAATATTTATTCTAATAAATGGATAA
- the queA gene encoding tRNA preQ1(34) S-adenosylmethionine ribosyltransferase-isomerase QueA, with protein sequence MYRIEEYDYYLPQEQIAQDPVEPRDSSKLMILDREKKTIEHKIFREIIDYLNPKDLLIVNNTKVIPARIYGKKSTGAKIEILLLEKIGEGNKWKSLVKPGGKIKLGNELIFSNKLKAKVIKHYDDGARLLEFYGENIWDEINKIGETPLPPYIHKKLEDNNRYQTNYAKIEGAVAAPTAGLHFTKELLDKISKKGIDLEEVTLHVGLGTFRPVNEEDIRNHQIHEEYYSISEDVKNKIEETKKNGGRIIAVGTTVVRTLESYALNKKLSGKTNIYIYPPYNFKIVDGLITNFHLPKSSLLMLVSAFNGHQFTMKSYKEAVEKNYRFFSFGDAMFIK encoded by the coding sequence ATGTATAGAATAGAAGAGTATGATTATTATCTTCCTCAGGAACAAATAGCACAAGATCCAGTTGAACCAAGAGATTCTTCTAAATTAATGATTTTAGATAGAGAAAAAAAAACAATTGAACATAAAATTTTCAGAGAAATAATAGATTATTTAAATCCTAAAGATCTTTTAATTGTGAACAATACTAAAGTTATACCTGCAAGAATATACGGAAAAAAATCAACTGGTGCAAAAATTGAAATATTATTGCTTGAAAAAATTGGAGAAGGAAATAAATGGAAATCTCTTGTAAAACCTGGTGGAAAAATAAAATTAGGAAATGAATTAATATTTTCAAATAAATTAAAAGCTAAAGTAATAAAGCATTATGATGATGGAGCAAGATTGTTAGAATTTTATGGTGAAAATATATGGGATGAAATTAATAAAATTGGAGAAACTCCATTACCACCTTATATTCATAAAAAACTTGAAGATAATAATAGATATCAAACTAATTATGCAAAAATTGAAGGAGCTGTTGCAGCTCCAACTGCTGGATTGCATTTTACAAAAGAATTATTAGATAAAATAAGTAAAAAAGGTATAGACCTTGAAGAAGTAACTTTACATGTTGGACTTGGAACGTTTAGACCCGTTAATGAAGAGGACATAAGGAATCATCAAATACATGAAGAGTACTATTCTATATCTGAAGATGTTAAAAACAAAATAGAAGAAACTAAAAAAAATGGTGGAAGAATAATAGCTGTTGGGACAACAGTAGTGAGGACATTAGAATCATATGCATTAAATAAAAAACTTTCAGGAAAAACGAATATATACATATATCCACCGTATAATTTTAAAATTGTAGATGGACTAATAACTAACTTTCATCTTCCTAAGTCATCTTTATTAATGCTTGTAAGTGCTTTTAATGGTCATCAATTTACTATGAAATCATATAAAGAAGCTGTAGAAAAAAATTATAGATTTTTTTCTTTCGGTGATGCAATGTTTATAAAATAG
- a CDS encoding DUF933 domain-containing protein — protein MKIGIFGLPMSGKTTIFSLLTDTPYDGSYKVNSEEKRAFIRDERIEKLSEIYQPKKTTYAELDFVDIPSFDSSSDQKEKSRILQMIQNVDSMILVIRAFENDEVPYPDNNETPLKQLNTLIAELIIRDIEVVENRLARLEISIKKNKASKDEIKENEILEGIKNLLMEEKFASNYELNEEEKKLISSLSLFTLKPIIAVVNIDENQHDSDDYSQKEELISTCKDNNFAYIDISGKIESDLVELNEDERKMFMEELNIERPGISRLSKVVYDHIGLISYFTVGKDEVRAWTIKKGTNMKKAAGAIHSALEKGFIKAEVIKYEDLIVAGNDEEARKRGLSRLAGKDEIVEDGNIMEIRANS, from the coding sequence ATGAAAATAGGAATTTTTGGATTACCAATGAGTGGAAAAACAACTATTTTTTCTTTATTAACAGATACACCATATGATGGATCTTATAAAGTTAACTCAGAAGAAAAAAGAGCTTTTATAAGAGATGAAAGAATAGAAAAACTTTCAGAAATATATCAACCCAAAAAAACTACGTATGCTGAACTTGATTTTGTTGATATACCAAGTTTTGATTCTTCTTCAGATCAAAAAGAAAAAAGTAGAATATTACAAATGATTCAAAATGTTGATTCTATGATACTTGTAATAAGAGCTTTTGAAAATGATGAAGTTCCATATCCAGATAATAATGAAACTCCATTAAAACAATTAAATACTTTAATTGCAGAACTTATAATAAGAGATATAGAAGTTGTTGAGAATAGGTTGGCAAGACTTGAAATTTCAATAAAGAAAAATAAAGCATCTAAAGATGAGATAAAAGAAAATGAAATTTTAGAAGGAATTAAGAATCTTTTAATGGAAGAAAAATTTGCAAGTAACTATGAATTAAATGAAGAAGAAAAAAAATTAATAAGTTCATTGTCTTTATTTACTTTAAAACCAATAATAGCTGTTGTGAATATTGATGAAAATCAACATGATTCTGATGATTACTCTCAAAAAGAAGAATTAATATCTACTTGTAAAGACAATAATTTTGCTTATATAGACATATCTGGAAAAATAGAATCTGATCTTGTAGAACTTAATGAAGATGAAAGAAAAATGTTTATGGAAGAGCTCAATATAGAAAGACCAGGTATATCAAGATTATCAAAGGTAGTTTATGATCATATAGGTTTAATTTCTTATTTTACTGTTGGTAAAGATGAAGTTAGAGCTTGGACTATAAAAAAAGGGACTAATATGAAAAAAGCTGCTGGAGCAATACATTCTGCTTTAGAAAAAGGTTTTATAAAAGCTGAAGTTATCAAATATGAAGATTTAATAGTAGCTGGAAATGATGAAGAAGCTAGAAAACGAGGATTAAGTAGGCTTGCTGGAAAAGATGAAATTGTAGAAGATGGTAATATAATGGAGATAAGGGCGAATAGTTAA
- the tsaE gene encoding tRNA (adenosine(37)-N6)-threonylcarbamoyltransferase complex ATPase subunit type 1 TsaE, with amino-acid sequence MIYKKVDLNDFKNIAKKLSLKIKKGDKILLFGELGAGKTTFSQFLIKNILKEIDYVSSPTFSIMNEYGEDIKIYHADLYRIADPYEIEYIDLFNDEEGIYLIEWAEYLDYLTPKNRLEIKIKYNEDIKYRDIEINYIGNEYDEKFQEELI; translated from the coding sequence ATAATATATAAAAAAGTTGATTTAAATGATTTTAAAAATATAGCTAAAAAACTTTCTTTGAAGATAAAAAAGGGCGATAAAATTCTGCTTTTTGGAGAATTAGGTGCAGGTAAAACAACATTTTCACAATTTTTAATAAAAAATATATTAAAAGAAATAGATTATGTTTCGAGTCCAACTTTTTCTATAATGAATGAATATGGTGAGGATATCAAAATATATCATGCTGATTTGTACAGGATTGCTGATCCTTATGAAATAGAATATATAGATCTTTTTAATGATGAAGAGGGTATTTACCTTATAGAATGGGCTGAATATTTAGATTATTTAACCCCAAAAAATAGATTAGAAATAAAAATAAAATATAATGAAGATATTAAATATAGAGATATAGAAATAAATTATATAGGAAATGAATATGATGAGAAATTTCAGGAGGAATTAATATGA
- a CDS encoding 2-hydroxyacid dehydrogenase translates to MKKVAFTYRIPEKGINFLKNKYEVWVNNENRQLTKNELINIFEENDAVVTLLSDKIDSDILRSKKNRVKIISNYAVGYNNIDVKTAKELGIKVTNTPDVLTNATADLAWALLMSISRRIVESDKFVREGKFKGWEPELFLGSNLVGKKLGVIGFGRIGRAFAKRAKGFDMEVFYYKRKRLDDDTERSLEVLYSDIDYIMRECDFISLHMPLTEDTHHIINKRRLDMMKKNSYIINTARGAIIDEKALFEKLKNNEISGAGLDVYEFEPNLTEGLKKLNNVVLAPHIGSATVETRNEMSLMVAKDIDLLLSDKKPINEVV, encoded by the coding sequence TTGAAAAAAGTAGCATTTACTTATAGGATACCAGAAAAAGGAATTAATTTTTTGAAAAATAAATATGAAGTTTGGGTAAATAATGAAAATAGACAACTCACAAAAAATGAACTTATTAATATTTTTGAAGAAAATGATGCTGTAGTTACTTTGTTATCTGATAAAATAGATAGTGATATTTTGAGATCTAAAAAAAATAGAGTAAAAATAATATCAAATTATGCTGTTGGATATAATAATATCGACGTAAAAACAGCCAAAGAATTGGGAATAAAAGTTACAAATACTCCCGATGTTTTAACAAATGCAACAGCTGATTTAGCTTGGGCTTTACTTATGTCAATTTCAAGAAGAATAGTAGAATCTGATAAATTTGTTAGAGAAGGAAAATTTAAAGGTTGGGAACCTGAATTATTTTTAGGTAGTAATTTAGTTGGAAAAAAATTAGGAGTTATAGGCTTTGGGAGAATTGGAAGAGCTTTTGCTAAGAGAGCTAAAGGATTTGATATGGAAGTATTTTATTATAAAAGAAAAAGACTTGATGATGATACAGAAAGATCTTTAGAAGTGTTATATTCAGATATTGATTATATAATGAGAGAATGTGATTTTATAAGTCTTCATATGCCTTTAACTGAAGATACGCATCATATTATAAACAAAAGAAGATTGGATATGATGAAAAAAAATTCTTATATAATAAATACTGCAAGAGGTGCAATAATAGATGAAAAAGCTCTATTCGAAAAATTAAAAAATAATGAAATTAGCGGAGCAGGTTTAGATGTATATGAATTTGAACCTAATCTTACAGAAGGATTGAAAAAATTAAATAATGTTGTTTTAGCACCACATATAGGATCTGCAACCGTTGAAACTAGAAATGAAATGTCATTAATGGTCGCAAAAGATATAGATCTTTTATTATCTGATAAAAAACCAATAAATGAAGTTGTATAA
- a CDS encoding YitT family protein, translating to MVQKNKKFWSYFIITLGIFVNSFGWAGFLIPSKIVGGGFTGLSTIIYYATKIPVGISIAVLNTILIIISVKIVGAKFGFKTLYGIFLSAFFVFLLQGFIKEPLVKDSFMATVIGGFLSGAGVGIYFYEGASTGGTDLITMIITHYKDISPGKVFFILDLIIIGSSYIVFRSVETMIYGFVTMAIAAYTIDMILEGRKQTSQILIISDKYDEVSNKISEEIKRGITLLKAKGWYTKNEKEVILVIVRKKEVQWVLRSIHQIDPDAFISISNSSSVYGQGFDKLKY from the coding sequence ATGGTACAAAAAAATAAAAAATTTTGGAGTTATTTTATAATAACTTTAGGTATATTTGTAAACTCATTTGGTTGGGCAGGTTTCTTAATTCCTTCCAAAATCGTTGGTGGTGGTTTTACAGGGCTTTCAACTATAATATACTATGCAACTAAAATTCCTGTAGGGATATCTATAGCTGTCTTAAATACTATTTTAATAATTATAAGCGTTAAAATAGTTGGAGCTAAATTTGGGTTCAAAACTTTATATGGAATATTTTTATCTGCTTTTTTTGTATTTTTATTACAAGGTTTTATAAAAGAACCTTTAGTAAAAGACTCTTTTATGGCTACAGTTATTGGAGGATTTTTATCTGGAGCAGGAGTAGGAATTTATTTTTATGAAGGTGCAAGTACAGGTGGGACAGATCTAATAACAATGATTATAACTCATTATAAAGATATATCCCCTGGAAAAGTTTTTTTTATTTTAGATTTAATTATAATTGGAAGTTCTTATATAGTTTTTAGATCTGTTGAAACTATGATATATGGTTTTGTAACTATGGCAATAGCTGCATATACAATAGACATGATATTAGAAGGAAGAAAGCAAACTTCTCAAATTCTTATCATTTCAGATAAGTATGATGAAGTTTCAAATAAAATAAGCGAAGAGATTAAAAGAGGTATTACTCTTTTAAAAGCTAAAGGTTGGTATACTAAAAATGAAAAAGAAGTTATACTTGTAATAGTTAGAAAAAAAGAAGTTCAATGGGTATTAAGAAGTATCCATCAAATAGATCCTGATGCTTTTATATCTATATCAAATTCTTCAAGTGTTTATGGCCAAGGTTTTGACAAATTAAAATATTAA
- a CDS encoding chromate transporter, which translates to MLKLFLTFFKISALTIGGGYAMVPVIQKNLEKKGWMSDEDFYTLLTIAQALPGPIAFNISWLTGKKLNGFKGALFASLGVMIPPFFAIVLASSIIMKYQDNIYLQRFLRGAYGALLGMISGLVYKLYKNQSWNLYKIMLIIFSLIIVYMKSDLMIPIFVAIVLFAYIKENRGCDKKC; encoded by the coding sequence ATGTTAAAATTATTCTTAACCTTTTTCAAAATATCAGCATTAACTATTGGTGGTGGTTATGCTATGGTACCAGTAATACAAAAAAATCTTGAAAAAAAAGGTTGGATGTCTGATGAAGATTTTTATACACTTCTAACAATAGCTCAAGCATTACCAGGTCCAATAGCTTTTAACATATCTTGGCTTACTGGGAAAAAATTAAATGGATTTAAAGGAGCTCTTTTTGCAAGTTTAGGGGTTATGATACCACCATTTTTTGCAATAGTTTTAGCTTCGAGTATAATAATGAAATATCAAGATAATATATATCTACAAAGATTTTTAAGGGGTGCTTATGGAGCTCTTTTGGGAATGATATCAGGATTAGTTTATAAATTATATAAAAATCAATCCTGGAATTTATATAAAATTATGTTAATAATATTTTCTTTAATAATTGTTTATATGAAATCAGATTTGATGATCCCTATTTTCGTAGCAATAGTATTATTTGCTTATATAAAAGAAAATCGTGGTTGTGATAAAAAATGTTAA